ggcggcggtctccGGGTGATcggagaggagcaggaagaaggCGGTGAGCGCCGAGGCCACGGTGTCGCGGCCGGCGAGCATGAAGCTGACGACGATGTCCCTGAGGTACTTGTCGTCGCTGATGGAGCCCATGAACCGCGACAGGAGGTCGCTGCCGGAGGCCGCGCCGCCCAGCTTGTGCCGCTGCCGGATGACCTCCGTGGCGAAGGCGTCCACGAGGCGTACCGCGTCGCGAAGCCTCCTCTCGTCCCCGACGTTGAACAGCCGCTTCAGCCTCCATATGATCTGCATGGGCACGGTGGCGCGCCGCGCGGACAGCATGGAGGCCGTGTCGAAGGCGTCCACGAACGCCAGCACCGGCATCGACAGCTCGAGGCAGCCCGGGTCGAGGCCGAAGGAGATCTTGCATATGCAGTCGAACGCGAAGCGCCGGAACACGTCCTGCAGGTCGAGCACCTTGTTGTTGTCCTCGTGGGACTGGGAGGAAGCAGAGTGAAGCAGGGGAAGGAGCCGGGTGCGCAGCTCGGAGGACACGACGTTGGCCGCGAAAGCTCTGAGCGCCGGGGaggcgagctcggcggcggcgagcttgcGCTGGAAGAGCCAggcgtcgccgtcgacgtTGAAGATGCCGCGGCCGAGGAAGTCGGCGAGGATGGCGGAGAAGGGCGCGCCCTTGGGGTAGTTGTCGAAGCGGGCGCGCAGCATGTggtcgacggcggccgggTTCGCGGTGAGCACGTTGCGGAGCACGTGCACGTGGACCGTCTGCGCCGGGGAGCGGCGCAGCAGGTGCGCGTACCAGTCGCAGAGGTTGTCGAACTCGCCCGACCACGACGCCGTCAGGTACGCCTCGCACACCGCGCAGTCGCACCACCAGGGCGGCCGCATCCGCGCCGCGGCCAGGAGCAAGGCCAGCGCCACGGTGCACGCCGCCAGCGCGAAGAAGGCCAGGGCCACGTGCGGCTGCAGCGAGCTCgcgacggccgccgcctcatgcagatgcagcagaggcgctgctgctgccgccgcctcggcgcccatggttGTTTTTAGCGTACGTGGGCTTTCATATGCGGGTACGGCGTTGCGTGCGTTTGTGTTGTGCCGTTGCGTTGCGTCGCCCCGGACGAGGCCGTTTTATAGTACTACTCCAGTTGTGCTACTAGCGGAAGCCTCGTCACCCGTGCCCTGTTATTAAAGGATGATGGTATGTATACTCCTGTCTATACGTGAGAGTCGGCCTGTCGATCGGGTGTGTGTGTACGCGCGAGGACTTGTGGACGCAAGTTTGACTGTTTGACTGCcaagtctctctctctctcagacTCTCAGTGGATTTGAGCACATTCGTTTTCTCTGATAGTACTCCAGTAACCCGGTTGTTCCCATGTCGGATTCGGGTGGGCGTCCTTTCGGATTTTGGAACTCGCCTTCGGTCTGTTGCCGTGCGGGCCGGAGTACGGGAGTTGGTGATCGAGAGCTGGAGAGAGCATGTGCTTGATAGGCCAGCTTAATTATCTGCGAGTTATCCACTCGACGGCATTTTGCTTGTACTAGTATTAAATTGAAGGTGACTGTCGCTCGCTCGCTCCACCGGGCCACGCATATCACTCACCCACTACCTCCAGCCGACCGGCCCGTCGTTTCTACCCGACCACGACGGGAATCTCACTTTGCCCGGGAGGCCGGGAGTACATAAACCTCAGAGGAAAACAGGAAAGGCAGCCTTCCCTGCCTTAACTGTTACAGTTATTGATTGCACTCCAGTGCGATCTCTGCCAAGACCGCTTTTGCGCGACGACCCACGACTGATTGATCGTTGGGAGGCCGGAGAAGAGTCGCCGGTCGAGCTGAGTAGGAGTACGGCTTCACCGAACTCGAGGCAAGGCCAAAAGCGATTTTCGGCATTTCGCACGTGTTCCCAGTGCGCGCGTCCAAGGTCCACCGGCTCTAGCTACTCATCGATGCAGAGCAGCGGCCTGCCCGCCCGGGACCGATCTGCCGTGTAACTCATCGATGCGTAGGCTGGCACGTACAGATCTGCCAGTACAATGCGATTACGTCGCGCGTAGGCGGTGCAGGGCCGGGACAGCACAGCCAGCAGGAGACGCGCGCAAGTTGCCCTGCGCGATCCGTCGCACAGTAATGCGGTGGTTTCAGTTTCAGGGGGCAGTTGCAGGCTGCAGTATCGACAGTGTCGATTAATTGGGACTCATCCAACCACTGCACTGGGATAGATACCAACCCAGCGGCAAGATTCTATATAATGAAATGTGAGTGCAAGTTCTTTGCTTTTACAGCAGTACGCAATCACGATAGACGAGTTGTCGAGCTTTCCCCATACGAACTGACGTACGTGGCAGCTTAATCATATTGTAGGTCTGCTGATTGTTGCACTGTCAAAGCTAGGTAGGTAAAGAAAAAAGCAGAGGGCAGCACGGCCTATGCCTtctgaactccaaataattccGCCCATGGAAAAACATGAGTGCAACGAGGGAGAAAACCGTCAAGACAAACCTGCCAGGCGCGGCCGGGCTGAAAATTAGCTCGATGTTCTCACGTCCTTCCCAGTCCCAAAAACTCCAGTTTACTGCGTGTGTCATGCTCATTTGGAGAAGGGGTTCATCATTCTTTAGTTAattagcttgcatgcataGAGATGGATACACAGACAGTACGTGTACTAAACCAGAGTGATGAGCCAACCGAAACGTACTGTTGACAGCATGAGGTGGACAACTAAATCAATTGTGAACCATGAACATACAGTATGAGTCAGTATACCTGATAAGTTATGAAAACATGGATTAGTAGACCCACCGAATCTAGCGCAGATATATGATATCATGACTTGACGCTTTAAGCGTACTTAAATCGTCTGAGCAAGTATGTCGCATGCAAATAGTTGGATCGCTGCAGTATTTTATCCTATCGAGAGGGAGATGAGATTCCTTGAGCGTGCGTAGTAGCGTAGACACGTATATAAAGCAAGCCATGTGAGCATGTATAATTGTATACCTTCCAATCATTTTCGTTTAACTAGTCGCGCAAAACGGCGGAAGGTCGTCTTCGTCATTGCTTTTGTCATGCATGTCCACGTGTCAACTAGCCGGACACATCTTTTTTTATGCACACTAAATTTCATCAAATTTTCTATACTAGTGTTCGAAGTTCTTCAGATCTAGCTAGTCTTTGCTTTGGCAATAtgatggatgcatgcatgcagcagggTACAAGAATCGTGCCATCGTGAACACATTGATGCTTGTCGTGTCAGAGCATGGAGTGTAGACTATATATTGTACTAGTCTCACATGGTTATATTGTACGAGAGGAATAAAAGCACGAAGCGTGCATGTAGTTGTTATTCATCGACACGAGAGGGAGAGAGCTAACTTTTTAAAAAGTCTGAGCTTTATGCTGATTGCATACTAATAATAGAGTTTATTCATAACAATGAATGATTCTCTGGATGTAGTCCTACCCTGCTTACGAAAATTATGGGAGGCCCCACGATATGGAGTTTTTTAGTACACCCTATTTGTTGTCCTTATCTTGTCTCCATTATTCAACGATTAATTTTAACTGTACAAGTGTAACTGTACAAGTGTATCGAAGGATATATCTTTTCTACTTATAATGTTTTCAGTTGGTGGTCGTGACTTCACCTGCACTAAcaactgacaggtgggcccatTCAAATTAGTGGCCCTCACGTTCGTCTTATCTCACTCCAAACCCCTCAtgtatcttcttcctcctgccgcctcctcgcccAATCAACCACTCGATACCTCCTCCCCTGGCCCGATCCTCCCCATCCTGACCCGTTTTCGTCTCAGACTCTAGGTATTCCAATCCCCGGCATTGCGCTCGCTCCGCGAACGGCCGTGCTCCGCCTCTTTATGGGAGATCCTCCAGTTGTTTCACATATGATAGATGATGTAATTTATTTGAGAATCAATAAAGTTGGCATGATGAAACCAACTAACCATAtcataaataaaagaaaatgccGAGACACAGATTCATCTAGCCAAAAATAGTCAGGAGACATGTTTTATTGTTGCAAGGGTGGTCAACAAACCTGAATATGAATAGTCATTGTCTGATTGAAATACACCATGTTTCCTATGCGACGGTGTGTTGTGTTTGCGAAACAAAACGAGACTCTTGTGTTTGCCACGATAACATTGAAAACTGCACACACGTTCTAACGAATCTAGctaatttatttatattgTATTTTGTTATTCCATTGCAACGCATGGGCATTGGCTAATATGCTTATAATTTTCGAGTCCTAGCCATTAATTTTATGCCGTTGCTAATGTACCATGTCAGACAAAGATTCCTACTCGTCATCTTTGAAATagtatttcaaaatagttGTTGCAGAGATGGTAGTAACATCGATTGCCTTGAGCAGGCAACCGGTTGTTATATCCAGTAGGAAAGTACTATTTTTATCCTCTAACTTGTCAGGACGTATATGAATGGTCCCTAAATTTGTTTCTACACTTTTTGCGTCCTAACTATCCAAACCAAACATTACTAGTAATTGTCTCAGCAAAGCGGTATTAGTGTCGACGTGGCATGGTTCTGACCCGGGAATTATCACATCGCACTCTCGGCTAGCATCCAATTGACTAATGAGTCGGAATCACTCATTCTGTTTCTTGGAGTTCACTTCGCTTCCTCCTTTCTCGACAAAGAACCATAGCACGCGGCGGCGaccccccctcccccacccaTAAAGTTTGATATCGGCGATGGCGGTGACGGCAAAGGCTGTTGTGAGCATGTGAATAGCTCTGCTCGTCTACACCCTAGTTCGGCCACGATGACTACGTTGTGGCTACAACGGCGGCTACGACACAACTATGAGTGCAGTGACTGCCCCAACCAGGGCAACAATATGGGCCACGTCCTGCCGAAGCTTGGGATCAATTGGTGGGTACAGATTAGAAATCGTGCCATGGACATCCGCAGTTGTGGGAGCGCCCCACCCATCGTCGAGGCTTCATTGTGGTAGTTGGCAACCGCTGGTGACGCACTCTCACATTCTAAAACTTAAAAATGAACTAGTAGtgcaaaatgaaaaaaaaaactacttagtacatgcatgcacacatgcaCAAACGTCTAGACGTGCCAGCtaacacaaacaaaaaatacgaCAATGCATGCAGGATCTTAAGCGTGTCAAGAGATGCACAAGATGGTACGTGCGGGGAGATAAACGCGCGTCATGCGCGCGTTATGATTTggaatacatgtaatattacaacaacaatttaaaatCGGAGGTAGTAGCATGTGAAAGAAATTCTTTGCTCTGAACTCCGGAGACGTTACACCCTTACACTCATCAAACTGACGGATAGGATTCGTGACCACTCACGTACGTCCACATGTGATTTATCACGTGGACGTCTCCCTaaagcatgcatgtgttcTCGTATCGGAACTGCCAATCGATCGGGATCGCCAAGCGGATGTCGTCAAAGAAGCCGGTCGTCTTCCATAGTTCCATGCATATGAAGTTCCGTAGCGGAGTAGCAGGTGCCTTGTAATTTTCGTTGTTACGATCGAGATGCTGCTGTCCGCTTGCGCTTGTTAGTAGGAGTACCGCACAGGTACGGTCGTAGTGCCGTGTATTGCCCGGCCTGCACCCAGACTCGATCAAGTCAAGCGCCGGCAGTATCCCGAGTCCTGACATGCATTTCTGGCATTTCCTATTTCGAACGAACAGATATTAAGGAACCAGTCATCAGGAATGAATCCATCCATCGACCCTATCCGGAACCACGTGGCCGATAGCTCTACATCAGCAGGTTTGGCCCGACACGACAGCCGGCCGGCGCGAGGTCCCGCTCCACACCACACGGCCGCCTTCCTTTGCGGGCACTGGACTGGCCACACACCATGATTCATTTCGTTCCGGCGCCATGCGGCCAATTTCCCGTGGCCCGTGGGACACGCCCTTTTCTTTCCGTGGCCCCCAGCCGTGCGGACCCCGGCCGGGACATTTGCTACTCCAGCCACGGCGCCACCAACCGTAAGAAAAGGATCCACCACGCCCACGCGTGAAACACCGCAACCCGCCAAGCTCGACCGTGGACAACGCCGTCCAGGCGTCCAGCCCCGATCGAAAGGGCGGCGACGTGTACGCGTGTTGACTGGCTCGCCCCGGCGCGGGCGTCCGTCCTGGTCGAGTCAATGCgggggcggggcggggcgcGACGAGCGGTCCTGCTGGCTCACTTCACTCGTCACACGAGATGCCCTGCGTCGCGGGGAAGCGAGACGTACCAATTCCAGAATCAGACGCCACACACCGTTTGACAATTCGAACGGCCACCACGTGATCACACAACACGAGACGATCGaggtagtacta
The Brachypodium distachyon strain Bd21 chromosome 2, Brachypodium_distachyon_v3.0, whole genome shotgun sequence genome window above contains:
- the LOC100831121 gene encoding cytochrome P450 94C1, with amino-acid sequence MGAEAAAAAAPLLHLHEAAAVASSLQPHVALAFFALAACTVALALLLAAARMRPPWWCDCAVCEAYLTASWSGEFDNLCDWYAHLLRRSPAQTVHVHVLRNVLTANPAAVDHMLRARFDNYPKGAPFSAILADFLGRGIFNVDGDAWLFQRKLAAAELASPALRAFAANVVSSELRTRLLPLLHSASSQSHEDNNKVLDLQDVFRRFAFDCICKISFGLDPGCLELSMPVLAFVDAFDTASMLSARRATVPMQIIWRLKRLFNVGDERRLRDAVRLVDAFATEVIRQRHKLGGAASGSDLLSRFMGSISDDKYLRDIVVSFMLAGRDTVASALTAFFLLLSDHPETAAAIRDEVSRVAGDDYDDDRPSFGRLKDMHYVHAALYESMRLFPPVQFDSKFAAGDDTLPDGTAVAKGTRVTYHAYAMGRMESVWGRDCGEFRPERWLRDGQFVPVSPYRYPVFQAGVRVCVGKDLALMEMKAVIVAVVRGFDIEAIARSSRRPKFAPGLTATFAGGLPVRVRRRAKHSPPIV